Proteins co-encoded in one Aquincola tertiaricarbonis genomic window:
- a CDS encoding cyanophycinase produces the protein MSSNAFLHAIVRLGQRVAGAAAIALASGLATTPVLADPIFEVAKPVPLYSYFAVGNVNAVVTAPASRPTPSFVLMGGGPDVDVAFRWLIQRAGITPGTGGRFVVIRATGTDAYNPYIFYSDESLSTSATIANEWVGGASLGLSSVETLVIPSVKAANSAAVNAIVAKANVVWIAGGDQSHYIRFWKGTALEQTLKALMQKNVPIGGTSAGLAVLGQFDYSALYRSATSELSMLDPYYKDITFDPSPLSLSGGFIAPPALESLILDSHFDSRDRMGRFVTFLSRIVAPVSTPGGTLGCSGGVLPAASSGSKTVRGIGIGVETALLVQGQGEGRPVTATRVTNPTTTSESAVYFVRPSVPPTKCAPRTPLSIANVEVRKLADSNTVFNLTDWTGVPVYRYVDVNTGQLLPTDWY, from the coding sequence ATGTCTTCCAACGCCTTCCTTCATGCCATCGTGCGCCTGGGCCAGCGTGTGGCCGGTGCGGCCGCCATCGCCCTGGCCTCCGGGCTGGCCACCACCCCGGTGCTGGCCGACCCGATCTTCGAGGTCGCAAAACCCGTTCCGCTGTATTCGTACTTCGCGGTGGGCAACGTCAACGCCGTGGTCACGGCACCCGCATCGCGCCCCACGCCGTCGTTCGTGCTGATGGGCGGCGGCCCGGACGTGGATGTCGCCTTCCGGTGGTTGATCCAGCGCGCCGGCATCACGCCGGGCACCGGGGGGCGCTTCGTCGTCATCCGCGCCACCGGCACCGACGCCTACAACCCCTACATCTTCTACAGCGACGAGAGCCTGTCGACCTCCGCCACCATCGCGAACGAGTGGGTGGGCGGTGCCTCGCTGGGCCTGAGTTCGGTGGAAACGCTGGTGATTCCCAGCGTGAAGGCGGCCAACAGCGCCGCCGTCAATGCCATCGTGGCCAAGGCCAACGTGGTGTGGATCGCGGGCGGCGACCAGAGCCACTACATCCGCTTCTGGAAAGGCACGGCGCTAGAGCAGACGCTCAAGGCCTTGATGCAGAAGAACGTGCCCATCGGCGGCACCAGTGCCGGCCTGGCCGTGCTGGGGCAGTTCGACTACTCGGCGCTGTACCGGTCGGCCACGTCCGAGCTGTCGATGCTCGACCCCTACTACAAGGACATCACCTTCGACCCGTCGCCGCTGAGCCTGAGCGGCGGCTTCATCGCGCCGCCCGCGCTGGAGAGCCTGATCTTGGACTCCCACTTCGACAGCCGCGACCGCATGGGCCGCTTCGTCACCTTCCTGTCGCGCATCGTGGCGCCGGTGAGCACGCCTGGCGGCACGCTGGGCTGCAGCGGCGGTGTGCTGCCGGCTGCTTCCAGCGGCAGCAAGACGGTGCGGGGCATCGGCATCGGCGTGGAGACGGCGCTGCTGGTGCAGGGCCAGGGCGAAGGCCGCCCGGTCACGGCCACACGCGTCACCAACCCGACGACGACCAGCGAAAGCGCGGTGTACTTCGTCCGCCCCTCGGTGCCGCCGACGAAGTGCGCGCCACGCACGCCGCTGTCCATCGCGAACGTGGAAGTGCGCAAGCTGGCCGACTCGAACACGGTGTTCAACCTGACGGACTGGACCGGGGTGCCGGTGTATCGGTACGTTGACGTGAACACGGGGCAGTTGCTGCCTACCGACTGGTACTGA
- the phnX gene encoding phosphonoacetaldehyde hydrolase, with amino-acid sequence MSQPATSLTAVVFDWAGTVIDFGSCAPMGAFVRLFEQFGVQLSIAEARGPMGVAKWDHIQALGRLPRIAAQWQARHGRPFTDADVDHLYEVFTPMNAAVVPDYADFIPGAVDVVNALRTRGLKIGSTTGYNRPIMDVVTPIAARGGYVPDNLVCAGDLAAGRPSPLMMYRTFADLGVWPPHTVVKVDDTGVGLEEGLNAGTWTVGLAVSGNANGLTLAEWQALDADAQQARRQAATATLRAAGAHYVIDSVADLLPVIDDIEARLQRGEQP; translated from the coding sequence ATGTCCCAGCCAGCCACCTCCCTCACCGCCGTCGTCTTCGACTGGGCGGGCACCGTCATCGACTTCGGCTCCTGCGCGCCGATGGGCGCCTTCGTCCGCCTGTTCGAGCAGTTCGGCGTGCAGCTCAGCATCGCCGAAGCCCGCGGCCCCATGGGCGTGGCCAAGTGGGACCACATCCAGGCGCTGGGCCGGCTGCCGCGCATTGCTGCGCAATGGCAGGCCCGCCATGGCCGACCTTTCACCGACGCCGACGTGGACCACCTGTACGAGGTGTTCACGCCGATGAACGCGGCGGTGGTGCCTGACTATGCCGACTTCATCCCGGGCGCGGTGGACGTGGTGAATGCCCTGCGCACCCGCGGCCTGAAGATCGGCAGCACCACCGGCTACAACCGGCCCATCATGGACGTGGTGACGCCGATCGCCGCGCGCGGCGGCTACGTGCCCGACAACCTGGTGTGCGCCGGTGACCTGGCCGCCGGCCGGCCCAGCCCGCTGATGATGTACCGCACGTTCGCCGACCTGGGCGTGTGGCCGCCGCACACGGTGGTGAAGGTGGACGACACCGGCGTGGGCCTGGAAGAAGGCCTGAACGCCGGCACCTGGACCGTGGGCCTGGCCGTCAGCGGCAATGCCAACGGGCTGACACTGGCCGAGTGGCAGGCGCTGGACGCCGACGCCCAACAAGCCCGCCGCCAAGCCGCGACCGCCACGCTGCGCGCGGCGGGCGCCCACTACGTGATCGACAGCGTGGCGGACCTGCTGCCGGTGATCGACGACATCGAGGCGCGGCTGCAGCGCGGCGAGCAGCCGTAG
- a CDS encoding TIGR03364 family FAD-dependent oxidoreductase has protein sequence MSDGSFDVIVVGAGIVGLAHAYTAARRGLRVCVVERDAACVGASVRNFGFITVTGQAAGDTWRRARRARDVWALVAPQAGIPVLHGGLWMVARRPAAAEVLQQFMHTPMADGCQLLTPAQAAAHTDALSLADAQAVLYSPHELRVESRTAIGQLARWLAEVHGVQFRFKEAVLDVQAPRVQTSRGVLQAGRVVLCTHTDLHGLQPERLAPHGLRLCQLQMLRVQPPPGYRLPGAVMGDLSLVRYGGYAALPAAQALRLQLEREEPESLAHGIHLIAVQSADGSLVVGDSHHYGAAPPPFASEAVDQLILHHLQTLLRLPSCRVTERWVGQYVSSPHTDCLIDAPDAAVRRVIVTSGTGASTAFGIAEEVFDAW, from the coding sequence ATGAGCGACGGCAGCTTCGACGTCATCGTGGTCGGCGCCGGCATCGTCGGCCTGGCCCATGCCTACACCGCCGCCCGCCGCGGCCTGCGGGTGTGCGTGGTGGAGCGTGACGCCGCCTGCGTCGGCGCCTCGGTGCGCAACTTCGGCTTCATCACCGTCACCGGCCAAGCGGCCGGCGACACCTGGCGACGCGCGCGCCGGGCCCGCGACGTGTGGGCGCTGGTGGCGCCACAGGCTGGCATCCCGGTGCTGCATGGCGGCCTGTGGATGGTGGCCCGCCGCCCCGCCGCGGCCGAAGTGCTGCAGCAGTTCATGCACACCCCCATGGCCGACGGCTGCCAGCTGCTGACGCCGGCGCAGGCCGCGGCCCACACCGATGCGCTGTCGCTGGCCGATGCCCAGGCGGTGCTGTACAGCCCGCATGAACTGCGGGTGGAATCACGCACCGCCATCGGCCAGCTGGCACGCTGGCTGGCCGAGGTGCACGGCGTGCAGTTCCGCTTCAAGGAAGCGGTGCTGGACGTGCAGGCGCCGCGGGTGCAAACCTCTCGCGGTGTGCTGCAGGCCGGGCGCGTGGTGCTGTGCACCCACACCGACCTGCACGGCCTGCAGCCGGAGCGCCTGGCACCGCACGGCCTGCGGCTGTGCCAGCTGCAGATGCTGAGGGTGCAACCACCGCCCGGCTACCGCCTGCCCGGCGCGGTGATGGGCGACCTGAGCCTGGTGCGCTACGGCGGTTATGCCGCCCTCCCCGCCGCCCAGGCCTTGCGCCTGCAGCTGGAACGCGAAGAACCTGAGAGCCTGGCCCACGGCATCCACCTGATCGCGGTGCAAAGCGCCGACGGCTCCCTGGTGGTGGGCGATTCGCACCACTACGGCGCCGCGCCGCCCCCCTTTGCCAGCGAAGCGGTGGACCAACTGATCCTGCACCACCTGCAGACGCTGCTGCGCCTGCCCAGCTGCCGCGTCACTGAACGCTGGGTGGGCCAGTACGTCAGCTCGCCGCACACCGATTGCCTGATCGATGCGCCCGATGCCGCCGTGCGGCGCGTCATCGTCACCAGTGGCACCGGCGCCAGCACCGCCTTCGGCATTGCCGAAGAGGTGTTCGACGCCTGGTGA
- a CDS encoding 2-aminoethylphosphonate--pyruvate transaminase, producing the protein MDRDPILLTPGPLTTTLRTKLAMLKDWGSWDADFNALTARVRQGLLQIIHAQDSHVVVPLQGSGTFSVEAAVATVVPRDGHLLVLDNGAYCKRLGKVATLMGRRTTIATRPEQLPVSAAELAALLQADASITHVGLIHCETGTGIVNPLAEVAEVCQRLGRGLIVDAMSSFGALPIDARQIRFDALVAASGKCLEGVPGMGFVFVRKAVMAGCEGNSHSLAMDLHDQHQYMERTGQWRFTPPTHVVAALAEAMVQYQEEGGQPARLARYTDNCRTLVDGMAGLGLRTFLAPEHLSPIIVTFLAPSDERYRFATLYAEAKAQGFMLYPGKLTAVETFRVGCIGAIGHTEMQQAVDAVGRTLRGMGLGPA; encoded by the coding sequence ATGGACCGCGACCCCATCCTGCTCACCCCCGGCCCGCTGACCACCACGCTGCGCACCAAGCTGGCGATGCTGAAGGACTGGGGCTCCTGGGACGCCGACTTCAACGCCCTCACCGCCCGTGTGCGCCAGGGGCTGCTGCAGATCATCCATGCGCAGGACAGCCATGTGGTGGTGCCCCTGCAAGGCAGCGGCACCTTCAGCGTGGAAGCGGCGGTGGCCACCGTGGTGCCACGCGACGGCCACCTGCTGGTGCTGGACAACGGCGCCTACTGCAAGCGCCTGGGCAAGGTGGCCACGCTGATGGGCCGCCGCACCACCATCGCCACCCGGCCCGAGCAACTGCCCGTCTCCGCCGCTGAACTGGCCGCGCTGCTGCAGGCCGACGCCAGCATCACGCACGTGGGCCTGATCCACTGCGAGACCGGCACCGGCATCGTCAACCCGCTGGCCGAAGTGGCCGAGGTCTGCCAGCGCCTGGGCCGCGGCCTCATCGTCGATGCGATGAGCAGCTTCGGCGCGCTGCCCATCGATGCCCGGCAGATCCGCTTCGACGCGCTGGTTGCCGCCAGCGGCAAGTGCCTGGAAGGCGTGCCGGGCATGGGCTTCGTCTTCGTGCGCAAAGCCGTGATGGCGGGCTGCGAGGGCAACAGCCATTCATTGGCGATGGACCTGCACGACCAGCACCAGTACATGGAGCGCACCGGCCAGTGGCGCTTCACGCCGCCCACCCATGTGGTGGCCGCGCTGGCCGAGGCCATGGTCCAGTACCAGGAAGAAGGTGGCCAGCCGGCCCGCCTGGCGCGCTACACCGACAACTGCCGCACGCTGGTCGATGGCATGGCAGGGCTGGGGCTGCGCACCTTCCTGGCGCCCGAGCACCTGTCGCCCATCATCGTCACCTTCTTGGCGCCAAGCGACGAGCGCTACCGCTTCGCCACGCTGTATGCCGAGGCCAAGGCGCAGGGCTTCATGCTCTACCCCGGCAAGCTGACGGCAGTGGAGACCTTCCGCGTCGGCTGCATCGGCGCCATCGGCCACACCGAGATGCAGCAGGCGGTGGACGCCGTGGGCCGCACGCTGCGCGGCATGGGTCTGGGGCCGGCATGA
- a CDS encoding putative 2-aminoethylphosphonate ABC transporter permease subunit — MNTVAMPSPALAPAQADSPAVHRTPHRARRQRVPASERLAHLGLLGVAAVLAIGLLGPLAALLSQAFAPGAAGQSRWVHFSAYLASPALRQSLLNSLWVSALVTAIVLPLAFTFAYALTRSCMPAKGLFRSISLLPLLAPSLLSAISLIYWFGNQGLAKDLWAALGFESLYGAPGIVLAECFAVFPHALMILVSALAMADARLYEAADAMGTRRLRKFFTITLPGARYGLVSAGMVTFTLVITDFGIPKVVGGNFNMLATDVFKLVIGQQDFQRGAVVALLLLAPAVLSFIVDGLVQRRQTAMLGARAVPLVPQPARGFDTAMTAFCLLIVGLMLAMFGMAVFASFAKLWPYNLTPSLDHYLVGIIDAELGDALVNSLKLAAGTALAGPLLVFTGAYLLEKTRGLAPLRPLLRLMAMLPMAVPGLVLGLGSIFFFNAPANPLHGLYQTGALLVLCTVVHFYTTGHLTLLTTLKAIDPEFESVSASLKVPFYKTCWRVTLPLCLPTLLDVSRYFFVNAMTTISAVVFLYTPDTRLASVAILNLDESGEIGAAAAMAVLIVAASALVTLLYLALGRCIDRRTQAWRQSAR, encoded by the coding sequence ATGAACACCGTGGCCATGCCCAGCCCTGCCCTGGCGCCTGCGCAGGCGGACTCCCCAGCCGTCCACCGGACACCGCACCGCGCACGCCGCCAGCGGGTGCCGGCCAGCGAGCGCCTGGCCCACCTGGGCCTGCTGGGGGTGGCCGCGGTGCTGGCCATCGGCCTGCTGGGGCCGCTGGCCGCGTTGCTGTCGCAGGCCTTTGCGCCCGGTGCGGCCGGCCAGTCGCGCTGGGTGCACTTCAGCGCCTACCTGGCTTCGCCCGCGCTGCGGCAAAGCCTGCTCAACAGCCTGTGGGTGTCGGCCCTGGTCACGGCCATCGTGCTGCCGCTGGCCTTCACCTTCGCCTATGCGCTCACCCGCAGCTGCATGCCGGCCAAGGGCCTGTTCCGCAGCATCAGCCTGCTGCCGTTGCTGGCGCCTTCGCTGCTGTCGGCCATCTCGCTGATCTACTGGTTCGGCAACCAGGGCCTGGCCAAGGACCTGTGGGCGGCGCTGGGCTTCGAGAGCCTGTACGGCGCGCCCGGCATCGTGCTGGCCGAATGCTTCGCGGTGTTTCCGCATGCGCTGATGATCCTGGTCAGCGCGCTGGCGATGGCCGACGCACGCCTCTATGAGGCCGCCGACGCGATGGGCACCCGCCGGCTGCGCAAGTTCTTCACCATCACGCTGCCGGGCGCGCGCTACGGCTTGGTATCGGCCGGCATGGTCACGTTCACGCTGGTCATCACCGACTTCGGCATTCCCAAGGTGGTGGGCGGCAACTTCAACATGCTGGCCACCGACGTGTTCAAGCTCGTCATCGGCCAGCAGGACTTCCAGCGCGGTGCGGTGGTGGCCCTGCTGCTGCTGGCACCGGCGGTGCTGAGCTTCATCGTCGATGGCCTGGTGCAGCGCCGGCAGACCGCGATGCTGGGTGCCCGCGCGGTGCCGCTGGTGCCGCAGCCTGCGCGTGGCTTCGACACGGCGATGACCGCCTTCTGCCTGCTCATCGTCGGGCTGATGCTGGCCATGTTCGGCATGGCGGTGTTCGCGTCCTTCGCCAAGCTGTGGCCCTACAACCTGACGCCCAGCCTGGACCACTACCTGGTGGGCATCATCGACGCCGAGCTGGGCGATGCCTTGGTCAACAGCCTGAAGCTGGCCGCCGGCACCGCGCTGGCCGGCCCGCTGCTGGTGTTCACCGGCGCCTACCTGCTGGAAAAAACCCGCGGCCTGGCGCCGCTGCGGCCCCTGCTGCGGCTGATGGCCATGCTGCCGATGGCGGTGCCGGGCCTGGTGCTGGGCCTGGGCAGCATCTTCTTCTTCAACGCCCCGGCCAACCCGCTGCACGGCCTGTACCAGACGGGTGCATTGCTGGTGCTGTGCACCGTGGTGCACTTCTACACCACTGGCCACCTCACGCTGCTCACCACGCTCAAGGCCATCGACCCGGAGTTCGAGTCGGTCTCCGCCTCGCTCAAGGTGCCGTTCTACAAGACCTGCTGGCGCGTGACGCTGCCGCTGTGCCTGCCCACGCTGCTGGACGTGTCGCGCTACTTCTTCGTCAACGCGATGACCACCATCTCGGCCGTGGTGTTCCTGTACACGCCCGACACGCGGCTGGCCTCGGTGGCCATCCTCAACCTCGACGAATCGGGCGAGATCGGTGCCGCCGCGGCCATGGCGGTGCTCATCGTCGCCGCCTCCGCCCTCGTCACCTTGCTGTACCTGGCGCTGGGCCGCTGCATCGACCGCCGCACCCAGGCCTGGCGCCAGTCCGCCCGCTGA
- a CDS encoding putative 2-aminoethylphosphonate ABC transporter ATP-binding protein, which translates to MSTLPSPYLQLEGVGKRFGAFTALHDVQLQIQRGEFVCFLGPSGCGKTTLLRIIAGLEQHGSGRIVQAGTDISSLPPAERDYGIVFQSYALFPNLSIADNVAYGLVNRRQPRAAVAARVNELLTLVGLPGSGGKYPAQMSGGQQQRVALARALATSPGLLLLDEPLSALDAIVRVRLRNEIRALQRQLGVTTIMVTHDQEEAMSVADRIVVMNQGVIEQVGTPLQVYREPATPFVADFVGKASRLQAVAESDGWLRAGALRLPCPAGQGQGLAPGAPVALYLRPEDRIVDHFEADHPGACQGTVRRIEFSGSNCLAEMAVDGLPDQPVQLQFSLNQMDEFGVREGAALRFALRTDRLRVFAAGAAA; encoded by the coding sequence ATGAGCACCCTGCCCAGCCCCTACCTGCAGCTCGAAGGCGTCGGCAAGCGCTTCGGCGCCTTCACCGCGCTGCACGACGTGCAGCTGCAGATCCAGCGCGGCGAGTTCGTCTGCTTCCTCGGCCCTTCGGGCTGCGGCAAGACCACGCTGCTGCGCATCATCGCGGGGCTGGAGCAGCACGGCAGCGGCCGCATCGTGCAGGCCGGCACCGACATCTCGTCGCTGCCGCCGGCCGAACGCGACTACGGCATCGTCTTCCAGTCGTATGCGCTGTTCCCCAACCTCAGCATCGCCGACAACGTGGCCTATGGCCTGGTCAACCGCCGGCAGCCGCGGGCGGCGGTGGCGGCGCGGGTGAACGAGCTGCTGACGCTGGTGGGCCTGCCCGGCAGCGGCGGCAAGTACCCGGCCCAGATGTCGGGCGGCCAGCAGCAGCGGGTGGCGCTGGCGCGGGCGCTGGCCACCTCGCCCGGCCTGCTGCTGCTGGACGAGCCGCTGTCGGCGCTGGACGCCATCGTGCGGGTGCGGCTGCGCAACGAGATCCGCGCACTGCAGCGGCAGCTGGGGGTCACCACCATCATGGTCACGCACGACCAGGAAGAAGCGATGTCGGTGGCCGACCGCATCGTGGTGATGAACCAGGGCGTGATCGAGCAGGTGGGTACGCCGCTGCAGGTGTACCGCGAACCGGCCACGCCCTTCGTCGCCGATTTCGTCGGCAAGGCCAGCCGGCTGCAGGCGGTGGCCGAGTCCGATGGCTGGCTGCGGGCCGGGGCGCTGCGCCTGCCCTGCCCCGCCGGCCAGGGCCAGGGCCTGGCCCCCGGCGCACCGGTGGCGCTGTACCTGCGGCCCGAGGACCGCATCGTCGACCACTTCGAGGCCGACCACCCCGGTGCCTGCCAGGGCACGGTGCGGCGCATCGAGTTCAGCGGCAGCAACTGCCTGGCCGAGATGGCGGTGGACGGCCTGCCCGACCAGCCGGTGCAGCTGCAGTTCTCGCTCAACCAGATGGACGAGTTCGGCGTGCGTGAGGGCGCCGCCTTGCGCTTTGCGCTGCGCACCGACCGGCTGCGGGTGTTCGCGGCCGGGGCCGCGGCATGA
- a CDS encoding putative 2-aminoethylphosphonate ABC transporter substrate-binding protein: protein MVMVASALAADKAQLTVYTALETDQLKAYQQAFNKANPDIEIKWVRDSTGVITAKLLAEKANPQADVVWGVAASSLALLDRNGMLEPYAPMNLDAIMSKYRDAKNPPAWWGMDVFGATVCFNTVEAKKRNIPVPTSWKDLTKPEFKGQVVMPNPASSGTGYFDVVAWLSLWGDEGGKGGGWKYMDALHQNIAQYTHSGSKPCNMAAAGEYVAGISFEYRAHTNKAKGAPIELVFPKEGLGWDLEAFAIHKGAKNIAAAKKLADWASSKDAMLLYGKNFAITAQPGVAPKLDSIPADYESRLIKMDFNQSAAQREAVLAEWSKRYDAKSEPRK from the coding sequence ATGGTGATGGTGGCCTCGGCCCTGGCGGCCGACAAGGCCCAGCTCACCGTCTACACCGCGCTGGAGACCGACCAGCTCAAGGCCTACCAGCAGGCCTTCAACAAGGCCAACCCCGACATCGAGATCAAGTGGGTGCGCGACTCCACCGGCGTGATCACCGCCAAGCTGCTGGCCGAGAAGGCCAACCCGCAGGCCGACGTGGTGTGGGGCGTGGCCGCCTCCAGCCTGGCGCTGCTGGACCGCAACGGCATGCTGGAGCCGTATGCGCCGATGAACCTCGACGCCATCATGAGCAAGTACCGCGATGCGAAGAACCCGCCAGCCTGGTGGGGCATGGACGTGTTCGGTGCCACCGTGTGCTTCAACACCGTCGAAGCCAAGAAGCGCAACATCCCGGTGCCCACCAGCTGGAAGGACCTGACCAAGCCCGAGTTCAAGGGCCAGGTGGTGATGCCCAACCCGGCCTCGTCCGGCACCGGCTACTTCGACGTGGTGGCCTGGCTCAGCCTGTGGGGTGACGAAGGCGGCAAGGGCGGCGGCTGGAAGTACATGGACGCGCTGCACCAGAACATCGCGCAGTACACCCACAGCGGCAGCAAGCCCTGCAACATGGCCGCCGCCGGTGAATACGTCGCCGGCATCTCCTTCGAGTACCGCGCGCACACCAACAAGGCCAAGGGCGCGCCCATCGAGCTGGTGTTCCCCAAGGAAGGCCTGGGCTGGGACCTGGAGGCCTTCGCCATCCACAAGGGCGCCAAGAACATCGCGGCCGCCAAGAAGCTGGCCGACTGGGCTTCCAGCAAGGACGCGATGCTGCTGTACGGCAAGAACTTCGCCATCACCGCCCAGCCCGGCGTCGCCCCCAAGCTGGACAGCATCCCGGCCGACTATGAGTCGCGCCTGATCAAGATGGACTTCAACCAGTCGGCCGCCCAGCGCGAGGCAGTGCTGGCCGAGTGGTCCAAGCGCTACGACGCCAAGAGCGAGCCGCGCAAGTAA
- a CDS encoding FCD domain-containing protein: MPAAPRSRTPSTVAPATRAVRPVAVAVAPVAPALVQPAPTIAQLQGSSLADLVQAELEKLILQGRFAPGDKLTEAALAAQLGVSRGPLREAFRRLEEAGLVRTEKNRGVFVRSLPIDEVLEIFEVRAMMDQAIGRKLAHTLATAQVRELRRMADEMDRAAKAGDADAFHATNLQFHDRLLVLADNQKLAATYRKLTKELTLHRRHNLSAESMLMFAREHRQIVKAIAAGDAEAAGEAMYRHVMNSRERTLHNHLQRRNEAA; the protein is encoded by the coding sequence ATGCCTGCCGCTCCTCGCTCACGCACCCCGTCCACCGTGGCCCCGGCCACCCGCGCGGTTCGTCCCGTCGCGGTGGCCGTCGCCCCGGTGGCGCCAGCCTTGGTGCAGCCTGCGCCCACCATCGCCCAATTGCAGGGCAGCTCGCTCGCCGACCTGGTGCAGGCCGAGCTGGAGAAGCTGATCCTGCAAGGCCGCTTCGCGCCGGGCGACAAGCTCACCGAGGCAGCGCTGGCCGCGCAGCTGGGCGTCTCGCGCGGGCCGCTGCGCGAGGCCTTCCGCCGGCTGGAAGAGGCGGGCCTGGTGCGCACCGAGAAGAACCGCGGCGTGTTCGTGCGCAGCCTGCCGATCGACGAGGTGCTGGAGATCTTCGAAGTGCGGGCCATGATGGACCAGGCCATCGGCCGCAAGCTGGCGCACACGCTGGCCACCGCCCAGGTGCGCGAGCTGCGCCGCATGGCCGACGAGATGGACCGCGCGGCCAAGGCCGGCGATGCCGATGCGTTCCATGCCACCAACCTGCAGTTCCACGACCGGCTGCTGGTGCTGGCCGACAACCAGAAGCTGGCTGCCACCTACCGCAAGCTCACGAAGGAGCTGACGCTGCACCGGCGCCACAACCTGAGCGCCGAGTCGATGCTGATGTTCGCGCGGGAGCACCGGCAGATCGTCAAGGCCATCGCGGCCGGCGATGCCGAAGCCGCCGGCGAGGCGATGTACCGCCATGTGATGAACAGCCGCGAGCGCACGCTGCACAACCACCTGCAGCGCCGGAACGAGGCGGCCTGA
- a CDS encoding phosphonate degradation HD-domain oxygenase: MALTLPDITTLFEQRGAEQYTGEPVTQLEHALQSAWLAEQAGADDELVTAALLHDLGHLLAEHGATPTLRGIDDLHQFIALPFLRPLFGPRVLDAIRLHVDAKRYLCASRPGYHAALSSDSQRSLVLQGGVFTPQQANDFITQPHAEAAVQLRLWDDAAKAPQRATPPLAHYMAQHVARASRLAAGG; this comes from the coding sequence ATGGCCCTGACGCTGCCCGACATCACCACTCTGTTCGAGCAGCGCGGCGCCGAGCAATACACCGGCGAGCCGGTGACGCAGCTGGAACATGCGCTGCAATCGGCCTGGCTGGCCGAGCAGGCGGGTGCCGATGACGAACTGGTGACCGCCGCGCTGCTGCACGACCTGGGTCACCTGCTGGCCGAGCACGGCGCCACGCCCACGCTGCGCGGTATCGACGACCTGCACCAGTTCATCGCGCTGCCCTTCCTGCGGCCACTGTTCGGCCCCCGGGTGCTGGACGCCATCCGCCTGCACGTGGATGCCAAGCGCTACCTGTGCGCGAGCCGGCCGGGCTACCACGCGGCGCTGTCCAGCGATTCGCAGCGCAGCCTGGTGCTGCAGGGTGGCGTGTTCACGCCGCAGCAGGCGAACGACTTCATCACCCAGCCGCATGCCGAAGCGGCGGTGCAGCTGCGGCTGTGGGACGACGCGGCCAAGGCGCCTCAGCGGGCCACGCCGCCGCTGGCGCATTACATGGCGCAGCACGTGGCGCGGGCCAGCCGCCTGGCCGCAGGTGGCTGA
- a CDS encoding DMT family transporter: MADAAGLPLGALNGGALSGGVLAAVLCGAALHASWNALIKSGTDQSLDTALIHALGPLIALPLLAWVGWPPAAAWPYIGLSTLIHIGYYLALASAYRHGDLGLTYPLMRGGAPLLVALGGGLWIGESLSVVGWAGVVTVSAGVVLLGLARAGHTGSEAQRRKAVRVALCNAAIIALYTVVDGLGVRASGQPLAYVAALFLFDGLPYFALVMWQRRARLAEARRYMGRRWPVAALGTAASLGSYGIALWAMTRAPVAAVAAVRETSVLFAALIGTWLLREPFGWQRAAGTVVIVAGVMALRLG; encoded by the coding sequence GTGGCTGACGCCGCCGGGCTGCCGCTGGGTGCGCTGAATGGTGGCGCGCTGAGTGGGGGCGTGCTGGCCGCGGTACTGTGCGGCGCGGCCCTGCATGCCAGCTGGAATGCCCTCATCAAGTCGGGCACCGACCAGTCGCTGGACACCGCGCTCATCCATGCGCTGGGGCCCTTGATCGCGCTGCCGCTGCTGGCCTGGGTCGGCTGGCCGCCCGCGGCGGCCTGGCCCTACATCGGCCTGTCCACGCTCATCCACATCGGCTACTACCTGGCGCTGGCTTCAGCCTATCGGCATGGCGACCTGGGGCTGACCTATCCGCTGATGCGAGGCGGTGCGCCGCTGCTGGTGGCGCTGGGCGGCGGGCTGTGGATCGGCGAGTCGCTGTCCGTCGTCGGCTGGGCCGGCGTGGTCACGGTGAGCGCCGGCGTGGTGCTGCTGGGCCTGGCGCGGGCAGGCCATACGGGCTCTGAGGCGCAGCGCCGCAAGGCCGTGCGCGTGGCCTTGTGCAATGCCGCCATCATCGCCCTGTACACCGTGGTGGACGGGCTGGGCGTGCGTGCCAGCGGCCAGCCGCTGGCCTATGTGGCGGCCCTGTTCCTGTTTGATGGCCTGCCGTACTTCGCGCTGGTGATGTGGCAGCGCCGTGCGCGCTTGGCGGAAGCGCGCCGCTACATGGGGCGGCGCTGGCCGGTGGCGGCGCTGGGCACCGCGGCTTCGCTGGGCAGCTACGGCATCGCGCTGTGGGCGATGACCCGGGCCCCGGTGGCGGCGGTGGCCGCGGTGCGCGAAACCTCGGTGCTGTTCGCGGCGCTGATCGGCACCTGGCTGCTGCGCGAACCCTTCGGCTGGCAGCGGGCAGCCGGTACGGTGGTCATCGTCGCTGGGGTCATGGCACTGCGCCTCGGCTGA